A single genomic interval of Aureliella helgolandensis harbors:
- a CDS encoding lipase family protein codes for MELSQFTELHTLASAAYPQFDCHMNGNLWEAPSGHQVVAVLRGEELPYGFVSLRDRQLFIVFRGTMVRRWRTIPSPKFGPEWIRNAHFQPVDFETGKPHAIGIMARLFAFAFSGRYHTMDDPKWPVYGKTSFGFRKHYQPLRPDLLRVLAEHYSSIDRIFICGHSLGGALATLAIPDVISVDSSASQKLAVVTFASPRCVDRDFAKRLRDDKIAIYRVANSEDVVPYFPTPAYTPSGLPDKNDVGFEHVGVPKYFTLHTGTLGGNHEMETYGIGVQLAMETVEELSQKRVESTVTDRPPHTN; via the coding sequence ATGGAACTGTCTCAATTCACAGAACTGCACACTCTCGCAAGCGCTGCGTACCCGCAGTTTGATTGCCACATGAACGGCAACTTATGGGAAGCGCCATCTGGTCATCAAGTTGTTGCAGTATTGCGTGGCGAAGAATTGCCATATGGGTTCGTGTCACTTCGCGATCGACAACTCTTTATCGTCTTTCGTGGAACGATGGTACGACGTTGGCGCACGATTCCTAGCCCGAAGTTCGGGCCGGAGTGGATTCGAAATGCACATTTCCAGCCAGTTGATTTTGAAACTGGTAAACCGCATGCGATCGGCATTATGGCTCGCCTATTTGCTTTCGCATTTTCGGGTCGATATCACACTATGGACGATCCAAAGTGGCCAGTCTACGGAAAAACATCATTTGGTTTTCGTAAGCACTACCAACCGCTTCGCCCAGATCTGCTCCGTGTTCTTGCTGAACATTATTCGAGCATAGACCGTATCTTTATTTGCGGGCACAGTCTAGGCGGAGCACTTGCCACGTTGGCCATTCCTGACGTCATTAGTGTCGATTCTTCGGCGAGTCAAAAACTTGCTGTTGTCACATTCGCATCACCGCGTTGCGTTGACCGGGATTTCGCTAAACGTTTAAGAGATGACAAAATAGCTATCTATCGTGTGGCGAATTCCGAGGATGTCGTCCCGTATTTCCCAACACCTGCATACACCCCCTCTGGCTTACCTGACAAGAATGATGTTGGTTTCGAACATGTAGGCGTTCCGAAATACTTCACTTTGCATACAGGGACTTTGGGAGGAAACCACGAAATGGAGACGTACGGAATAGGGGTTCAACTGGCAATGGAGACTGTTGAAGAGTTATCCCAAAAGAGGGTTGAGTCGACCGTCACAGACCGCCCTCCCCACACCAACTGA
- a CDS encoding SIR2 family protein, producing the protein MSDFRTDPLVEELVERLMERRVIPFAGAGVSANAGLPGWDELVSRVASALGISPEAIREKRDLLVAIEYLMIQGKDVIPTILADILEWSKNIPDPPEPIKNIARLDAPAVYTTNWDDLQEEAYKQLGKPYTSVAHPTDLTKLSSSATPILKYHGSIHHPNTMVISESQYYERFGIDSPFDLRLRADMMEYHMLFLGYSFRDYNVRYIWNRTQKLFGDIDLAEPRCAFFVATRTDPIFHAVLEASNIRVIHLDGHGEFPLFMEHLSKCVT; encoded by the coding sequence ATGTCTGACTTCCGAACGGATCCCTTAGTTGAAGAGTTGGTCGAGCGTCTAATGGAACGCCGTGTGATTCCGTTCGCTGGTGCCGGCGTTTCAGCCAATGCCGGTCTCCCTGGTTGGGACGAATTGGTTTCACGCGTCGCATCAGCATTGGGTATTTCCCCCGAGGCTATTCGGGAAAAACGTGATCTTCTGGTAGCAATTGAGTATCTGATGATTCAGGGCAAAGACGTAATACCGACTATCCTTGCCGACATCCTCGAGTGGTCCAAGAACATTCCAGATCCCCCTGAACCGATCAAGAACATTGCCCGGCTCGACGCTCCCGCAGTTTACACGACCAATTGGGATGACTTGCAGGAAGAGGCATACAAGCAACTTGGCAAACCGTACACGTCAGTTGCACATCCAACCGACCTTACAAAGCTATCGTCTTCCGCGACACCAATTCTGAAATATCACGGATCAATCCATCACCCCAACACAATGGTGATTTCAGAATCGCAGTACTACGAACGATTCGGGATTGATTCGCCGTTTGATTTGCGACTGCGTGCCGACATGATGGAATACCACATGTTGTTCCTCGGCTACAGCTTCCGAGATTACAACGTTAGATATATCTGGAATCGAACGCAGAAACTCTTTGGCGATATCGACTTGGCCGAACCTCGGTGCGCTTTTTTTGTCGCCACGCGAACCGATCCCATATTTCACGCAGTTTTGGAAGCAAGCAACATTCGCGTCATTCACTTAGATGGTCATGGTGAGTTCCCACTGTTCATGGAGCATCTTTCAAAATGTGTCACCTGA
- a CDS encoding HNH endonuclease has translation MATTHENCSGDSREFCDSLLEALQTSMPDAFRVTTSTCAFAVKGSNRFAHLYHKQDSLLATVYLRGDEPEWIPQLSDSARFQLREKMGSKWAEEFPTLIHIPVGASASVLAERLLTYSLPVAGKKSRLKTPSPALNDVIIVDGKIRTVLSSRYERSKILRTRCLEHFGYQCQGCRIKLADRYGSIAELLIHVHHIERLADTGPRIIDPITDLIPLCPNCHAVVHLKNPPFTLNGLQTMLQR, from the coding sequence ATGGCAACAACTCACGAAAACTGCAGTGGAGACTCTCGTGAGTTCTGCGACTCGCTGCTCGAGGCATTGCAAACGTCAATGCCCGATGCCTTCAGGGTCACTACCTCAACTTGTGCATTTGCTGTCAAAGGGTCGAATCGCTTTGCACATCTGTATCACAAACAAGATTCGCTTCTTGCTACCGTCTATTTACGCGGGGACGAACCTGAGTGGATTCCGCAACTATCTGATTCCGCGAGGTTTCAACTGCGCGAGAAAATGGGATCGAAGTGGGCTGAAGAATTCCCGACGTTGATTCACATACCCGTCGGTGCCTCGGCGTCCGTACTTGCAGAACGACTATTAACTTATTCGCTCCCCGTCGCTGGCAAGAAATCGCGTTTGAAAACGCCGAGTCCTGCGCTCAATGATGTTATCATCGTCGATGGAAAGATTCGTACCGTCCTTTCCTCGCGTTACGAAAGAAGCAAAATTCTTCGGACTCGATGCTTGGAACATTTTGGCTACCAATGCCAAGGATGCAGAATAAAATTGGCGGACCGATACGGAAGCATTGCCGAATTGTTGATTCACGTTCATCATATCGAGAGATTGGCAGATACTGGACCACGCATCATAGACCCTATAACGGACTTGATTCCTCTATGCCCAAACTGCCATGCCGTTGTTCATTTGAAAAACCCACCGTTCACGCTCAACGGACTTCAAACCATGCTACAACGATAA